Proteins encoded in a region of the Anoxybacillus amylolyticus genome:
- the metQ gene encoding methionine ABC transporter substrate-binding lipoprotein MetQ — translation MKKWMVLFVAVLVLALAACGSNNASGEKETGKLVVGASNVPHAEILEKAKPLLKKKGIDLKIVTFQDYILPNKALADKEIDANYFQHIPYLEAQKKEYGYDFVNAGGVHIEPIGIYSKKYKSLDELPEGATIIMSNSVADHGRILSMLQEKGLIKLKDGVDKTKATVNDIVENPKKLKFKTDVDAGLLPQIYKNNEGDAVVINANYALDAGLNPAKDPIAVESPKNNPYVNIIAVRKGDENRKEIKTLVEVLQSKEIQDFIKEKYKGAVIPAAQ, via the coding sequence ATGAAAAAATGGATGGTTTTATTCGTCGCGGTACTCGTATTGGCGCTTGCCGCTTGCGGTAGCAACAATGCTAGCGGAGAAAAAGAAACAGGAAAATTAGTCGTCGGTGCTTCTAATGTACCGCATGCGGAAATTTTAGAGAAAGCAAAACCACTTTTAAAGAAAAAAGGTATTGACTTAAAAATTGTGACATTCCAAGATTACATTTTGCCAAACAAAGCGTTAGCGGATAAAGAAATTGATGCGAACTATTTCCAACACATTCCTTATTTAGAAGCGCAGAAAAAAGAGTATGGCTATGATTTCGTTAACGCGGGTGGCGTGCATATTGAACCAATCGGCATTTATTCAAAAAAATATAAAAGCCTTGACGAGTTGCCAGAAGGCGCAACGATTATTATGAGTAACTCCGTCGCTGATCATGGCCGCATTTTATCGATGTTACAAGAGAAAGGACTAATTAAATTAAAAGACGGCGTAGACAAAACGAAAGCAACGGTCAATGATATTGTCGAAAATCCGAAAAAATTAAAATTTAAAACAGATGTAGACGCAGGTCTTTTACCGCAAATTTATAAAAATAACGAAGGCGATGCGGTCGTGATTAACGCGAACTATGCATTAGATGCAGGATTAAATCCAGCAAAAGACCCAATTGCCGTCGAATCGCCAAAAAATAACCCATATGTAAACATCATTGCTGTACGCAAAGGCGACGAAAATCGTAAAGAAATTAAAACATTAGTAGAAGTATTGCAATCAAAAGAAATTCAAGACTTTATTAAAGAAAAATATAAAGGTGCTGTCATTCCAGCCGCACAATAA
- a CDS encoding carboxymuconolactone decarboxylase family protein, with amino-acid sequence MDKQMHRSSTEAALRRYKEGLGAFTNKLPEVAKQFQAFTEVCFQEGALSKKEKQLIALGISLATQDEYCTIYHTKGCLDQGATEQEILETCGVAAAFAGGAAMSQAVTLVQECMSELATKH; translated from the coding sequence ATGGATAAGCAAATGCACCGTTCCTCGACGGAAGCGGCTTTACGGCGTTACAAGGAAGGATTAGGAGCGTTTACGAATAAACTTCCGGAGGTTGCAAAGCAATTTCAAGCGTTTACGGAAGTTTGTTTTCAAGAAGGCGCGCTGTCAAAAAAAGAAAAACAGCTAATAGCTTTGGGCATTAGTTTAGCAACACAAGATGAATATTGTACCATTTATCATACAAAGGGGTGTCTGGATCAAGGGGCGACAGAGCAGGAAATTTTAGAAACATGCGGTGTTGCAGCAGCATTTGCTGGAGGCGCGGCCATGAGCCAAGCGGTAACACTTGTTCAAGAATGTATGAGTGAACTAGCAACAAAGCATTAG
- the sufC gene encoding Fe-S cluster assembly ATPase SufC has product MAVLTIQDLHVSVEGKEILKGVSLEVKGGEIHAIMGPNGTGKSTLSSAIMGHPKYEVTKGSITLDGQDVLEMEVDERARAGLFLAMQYPSEISGVTNADFLRAALNARLGEGNEISLMKFIRKLDEKMTFLEMNPDMAHRYLNEGFSGGEKKRNEILQLMMLEPKIAILDEIDSGLDIDALKIVSKGVNEMRSSDFGCLIITHYQRLLNYITPDYVHVMMQGRIVKSGGPELAHRLEAEGYDWIKKELGIEDETVEQEV; this is encoded by the coding sequence ATGGCAGTGTTGACGATTCAAGATCTCCACGTATCTGTGGAAGGAAAAGAAATTTTAAAAGGGGTAAGTTTAGAGGTAAAAGGTGGCGAAATTCACGCCATTATGGGACCAAACGGAACTGGCAAATCGACGTTATCATCGGCGATTATGGGCCATCCAAAATATGAAGTGACAAAAGGAAGCATCACGTTAGACGGGCAAGACGTATTGGAAATGGAAGTAGATGAGCGCGCTCGTGCAGGACTTTTCCTAGCGATGCAATATCCAAGCGAAATTAGCGGGGTAACGAATGCTGACTTTTTACGTGCAGCGTTAAATGCTCGACTTGGCGAAGGAAACGAAATTTCGCTCATGAAATTTATCCGTAAACTCGATGAAAAAATGACATTTTTGGAAATGAATCCAGACATGGCGCACCGCTATTTAAACGAAGGATTTTCCGGCGGGGAGAAAAAGCGGAACGAAATTTTACAGCTAATGATGTTAGAGCCAAAAATTGCGATTTTGGATGAAATCGACTCTGGTCTTGACATCGACGCGCTAAAAATCGTATCAAAAGGCGTTAACGAAATGCGTAGTAGCGACTTCGGCTGTTTGATCATTACCCACTACCAACGCTTGCTCAATTACATTACACCAGACTACGTGCACGTCATGATGCAAGGACGTATCGTTAAATCCGGCGGACCGGAGTTAGCGCACCGTTTAGAAGCAGAAGGATACGATTGGATTAAGAAAGAACTTGGCATTGAAGACGAAACTGTTGAGCAAGAAGTGTAA
- the sufD gene encoding Fe-S cluster assembly protein SufD, which yields MMIETKLPFDQQYVRTFSEGHGEPSWLLHLRLQALAKAEELPLPKPDKTRIDKWNFTPFPHHVVQSAPLSSLEELPEAVKALINLEDEAKNLYVQRDNTPVYLSLAEDLKEKGVIFTDIFTAVREYSELVEKYFMKDGVRIDEHRLTALHAALMNGGVFVYVPKNVEVETPLQAVYMQENKEAVLFNHVIVVAEENSKVSYVENYLSIHGEANAVANIIVEVFANDNAQVFFAAVDHLAKGTTVYVNRRGVTGRHSRIEWALGSMNDGDTVSENITRLIGDGSYGDTKTVVVGRGEQTQNFTTSVVHYGKHTEGYILKHGVVKDSATSIFNGIGKIEHGASKSNAEQESRVLMLSEKARGDANPILLIDEDDVTAGHAASVGRVDPTQLYYLMSRGIPKKEAERLIIHGFLAPVVNEIPLEGVKKQLIEIIERKVK from the coding sequence ATGATGATTGAAACAAAATTACCATTCGACCAACAGTATGTGCGCACCTTCTCCGAAGGGCACGGCGAACCGAGCTGGTTGTTACATCTTCGCTTACAAGCTCTTGCTAAAGCGGAAGAATTGCCGTTGCCAAAGCCAGATAAAACGAGAATTGACAAATGGAATTTTACTCCATTTCCTCATCACGTCGTGCAAAGCGCTCCGCTTTCCTCATTAGAAGAACTTCCAGAAGCGGTGAAAGCGCTCATTAATTTAGAAGACGAAGCAAAAAATTTATATGTGCAACGCGACAATACACCAGTATATCTTTCTTTAGCGGAAGACTTAAAGGAAAAAGGTGTTATTTTTACCGATATTTTTACGGCTGTTCGTGAATATAGCGAGCTTGTCGAAAAATATTTTATGAAAGATGGTGTTCGCATCGATGAACATCGGTTAACTGCTCTCCACGCTGCATTAATGAACGGTGGGGTATTTGTATATGTACCGAAGAACGTTGAAGTAGAAACCCCACTTCAAGCTGTGTATATGCAAGAAAACAAAGAAGCGGTTTTATTCAACCATGTCATCGTTGTTGCAGAAGAAAACAGTAAAGTTTCCTATGTGGAAAATTATCTTTCTATCCATGGTGAGGCGAATGCGGTTGCTAATATTATCGTGGAAGTGTTTGCTAACGACAACGCCCAAGTCTTTTTTGCGGCAGTCGATCATTTGGCGAAAGGAACGACCGTCTATGTAAACCGCCGCGGTGTCACAGGACGCCATAGTCGCATTGAATGGGCGCTCGGCTCGATGAACGATGGCGATACAGTTTCGGAAAACATTACTCGTTTAATCGGTGACGGTTCGTATGGCGATACGAAAACGGTCGTTGTCGGTCGCGGGGAGCAAACGCAAAACTTTACAACGAGCGTCGTCCATTACGGCAAGCATACGGAAGGATATATTTTGAAACATGGCGTGGTGAAAGATAGCGCGACATCGATTTTCAACGGCATCGGCAAAATTGAACACGGGGCATCGAAGTCGAACGCAGAGCAAGAATCGCGCGTCTTAATGTTAAGCGAAAAAGCGCGTGGCGATGCGAACCCGATTCTTTTAATTGATGAAGACGATGTGACGGCAGGGCACGCTGCTTCGGTTGGGCGGGTCGATCCGACACAGCTATATTATTTAATGAGCCGCGGAATTCCGAAGAAGGAAGCAGAACGATTAATTATCCACGGCTTCTTAGCACCGGTTGTTAATGAAATTCCATTAGAAGGCGTTAAAAAGCAATTAATTGAAATTATCGAAAGGAAAGTTAAATGA
- a CDS encoding cysteine desulfurase: MNEKEVRQLFPILAQEVNGKPLVYLDSAATSQKPLPVIEALEKYYREYNSNVHRGVHTLGTKATDAYEGAREKVRKFINAKSTQEIIFTRGTTTALNMVAASYGRANLREGDEIVITYMEHHSNIIPWQQVAKQTGATLKYIPLQADGSISLDDVENTVTPNTKIVSVMQVSNVLGAINPIKQMAEIAHRNGAVMVVDAAQSAPHMKLDVQNLDCDFLAFSGHKMCAPTGIGVLYGKRTLLEQMEPVEFGGEMIDFVGLYESTWKELPWKFEGGTPIIAGAIGLGAAIDFLEEIGLDNIAAHEHKLAQYAIEQLSAIEGLTIYGPKQRAGLVTFNINDVHPHDVATVLDAEGIAVRAGHHCAQPLMKWLNVTATARASFYLYNTEEDIDRLVVALKKTKEYFSHVF; encoded by the coding sequence ATGAATGAAAAAGAGGTTCGTCAGCTGTTTCCGATTTTAGCGCAAGAAGTGAATGGCAAGCCGTTAGTCTATCTAGATAGCGCAGCTACTTCTCAGAAACCTCTTCCTGTCATTGAAGCGCTAGAGAAATATTATCGCGAATATAACTCGAACGTGCACCGCGGCGTGCATACGCTCGGAACGAAAGCGACCGATGCGTATGAAGGGGCGCGCGAAAAGGTGCGGAAATTTATTAACGCCAAATCGACGCAAGAAATTATATTTACGCGCGGAACGACGACAGCGCTGAATATGGTTGCCGCAAGCTACGGACGCGCGAATTTGCGTGAAGGCGATGAAATTGTCATCACCTATATGGAACACCATAGCAATATTATCCCATGGCAACAAGTCGCCAAACAAACAGGTGCGACATTAAAATATATTCCGTTGCAGGCAGATGGCTCGATTAGTTTGGACGACGTGGAAAATACGGTGACACCGAATACGAAAATTGTTTCTGTCATGCAAGTGTCGAATGTGCTCGGTGCGATTAACCCGATTAAGCAAATGGCGGAAATTGCCCATCGAAACGGGGCGGTTATGGTTGTCGATGCCGCGCAAAGCGCCCCTCATATGAAACTTGACGTGCAAAACTTAGATTGCGATTTCCTCGCGTTTTCTGGGCATAAAATGTGTGCACCGACCGGGATTGGCGTATTATATGGAAAGCGGACATTGCTTGAGCAAATGGAGCCGGTAGAGTTCGGCGGCGAAATGATTGATTTTGTTGGTTTGTACGAATCAACGTGGAAAGAACTGCCGTGGAAGTTTGAAGGCGGAACACCAATTATCGCTGGAGCTATCGGGTTAGGCGCAGCCATTGACTTTTTAGAAGAAATCGGATTAGACAATATTGCAGCCCATGAACATAAGCTAGCACAATATGCAATTGAACAGCTTTCTGCGATTGAAGGATTAACGATTTACGGTCCGAAACAGCGGGCTGGATTAGTGACATTTAATATCAACGATGTCCATCCACACGATGTTGCAACCGTGTTAGATGCGGAAGGGATTGCAGTAAGAGCAGGGCATCACTGTGCGCAGCCACTCATGAAATGGCTGAACGTGACGGCGACGGCCCGTGCCAGCTTTTATCTTTATAATACAGAAGAAGACATTGACCGTTTAGTGGTGGCATTAAAGAAAACGAAGGAGTATTTCAGCCATGTCTTTTAA
- the sufU gene encoding Fe-S cluster assembly sulfur transfer protein SufU: protein MSFNNPLDTLYRQVIMDHYKNPRNRGVLDDENVEINMNNPTCGDRVHLTMKVEDGKIVDAKFEGEGCSISMSSASMMTQAIKGKTIEEALMLSQIFSDMMQGKEYDDSVDLGDIEALQGVSKFPARIKCATLAWKAMEKGLHSQQ, encoded by the coding sequence ATGTCTTTTAATAATCCATTAGACACACTTTACCGGCAAGTCATTATGGATCATTATAAAAACCCAAGAAACCGTGGGGTTCTTGACGATGAAAATGTGGAAATTAATATGAACAACCCAACGTGTGGGGATCGCGTTCATTTGACGATGAAAGTGGAAGACGGAAAAATTGTTGATGCAAAGTTTGAAGGAGAAGGCTGTTCCATTTCGATGTCGTCTGCGTCGATGATGACCCAAGCGATTAAAGGAAAAACGATTGAAGAAGCGCTTATGCTTTCGCAAATTTTCTCAGACATGATGCAAGGAAAAGAATACGACGATTCGGTCGATTTAGGGGACATTGAAGCGCTGCAAGGTGTTTCTAAATTTCCAGCGCGCATCAAATGTGCGACGTTGGCATGGAAAGCGATGGAAAAAGGATTGCATTCACAACAGTGA
- the sufB gene encoding Fe-S cluster assembly protein SufB: MAKKMPEIGEYKYGFADKDVSVFRAERGLTREIVEEISRMKNEPQWMLEFRLKALDIFYSMPMPQWGGDLSSLNFDEITYYVKPSEKSGRSWDEVPEEIKATFDKLGIPEAEQKYLAGVSAQYESEVVYHNMKEDLEKLGVIFKDTDSALKENEDIFREHWAKVVPPTDNKFAALNSAVWSGGSFIYVPKGVKVDTPLQAYFRINSENMGQFERTLIIVDEGAHVHYVEGCTAPVYTTNSLHSAVVEIIVKKGAYCRYTTIQNWANNVFNLVTKRAVCEENATMEWIDGNIGSKLTMKYPAVILKGEGARGLTLSIAIAGKGQHQDAGAKMIHLAPNTSSTIVSKSISKQGGKVTYRGIVHFGRKASGSRSNIECDTLIMDNQSTSDTIPYNEILNDNISLEHEAKVSKVSEEQLFYLMSRGISEQEATEMIVMGFIEPFTRELPMEYAVEMNRLIKFEMEGSIG, from the coding sequence ATGGCGAAAAAAATGCCGGAAATCGGTGAATACAAGTATGGGTTCGCGGATAAAGACGTTTCTGTCTTCCGTGCCGAACGCGGATTGACGCGAGAGATCGTTGAAGAAATTTCGCGGATGAAAAACGAGCCACAATGGATGCTTGAATTTCGCTTAAAAGCGTTAGATATTTTTTATAGCATGCCAATGCCGCAATGGGGCGGCGATTTGTCGAGTTTAAATTTTGATGAAATTACGTATTATGTGAAACCATCGGAAAAATCAGGACGTTCTTGGGATGAAGTACCGGAAGAAATTAAAGCGACGTTCGATAAACTTGGGATTCCAGAAGCAGAGCAAAAATATTTAGCTGGGGTATCGGCACAATACGAATCAGAAGTTGTTTATCATAACATGAAAGAAGACCTTGAAAAATTAGGGGTCATTTTCAAAGATACCGATTCGGCGCTAAAAGAGAACGAAGATATTTTCCGTGAACATTGGGCGAAAGTTGTTCCTCCGACAGATAATAAATTCGCGGCACTTAACTCTGCTGTTTGGTCGGGCGGTTCGTTTATTTATGTGCCAAAAGGCGTGAAAGTCGATACGCCTTTACAAGCGTATTTCCGCATTAACTCGGAAAATATGGGTCAGTTTGAACGGACGTTAATTATCGTCGATGAAGGCGCGCATGTCCATTATGTTGAAGGTTGTACGGCGCCAGTGTATACAACGAACTCACTCCATAGCGCGGTTGTTGAAATTATCGTGAAAAAAGGTGCGTATTGCCGGTATACGACGATTCAAAACTGGGCGAACAACGTCTTTAACCTCGTGACGAAGCGGGCCGTTTGCGAAGAAAATGCGACGATGGAATGGATTGACGGAAACATCGGTTCGAAATTGACGATGAAATATCCAGCGGTCATTTTAAAAGGCGAAGGCGCTCGTGGATTGACGCTGTCGATTGCGATTGCTGGAAAAGGACAGCATCAAGACGCAGGAGCGAAAATGATTCATTTAGCACCGAACACGTCCTCAACAATTGTTTCCAAATCAATTTCTAAACAAGGTGGAAAAGTGACGTATCGAGGCATCGTTCATTTCGGGCGCAAAGCATCTGGCTCACGTTCAAACATTGAGTGTGATACGCTCATTATGGATAACCAGTCAACATCAGATACGATCCCATATAACGAAATTTTAAACGACAACATTTCGCTCGAACATGAAGCGAAAGTGTCGAAAGTGTCGGAAGAGCAATTATTCTATCTCATGAGCCGCGGCATTTCTGAACAAGAAGCAACAGAAATGATCGTCATGGGCTTCATTGAGCCATTTACAAGAGAACTTCCTATGGAATACGCGGTGGAAATGAACCGTTTAATCAAGTTTGAAATGGAAGGATCTATCGGTTAA
- a CDS encoding DUF72 domain-containing protein: protein MIYIGLTGWGDHNSLYPSRLSAKEKLQHYAAHFPTVEVDSYFYAIQPKQNVEKWVKETPASFRFVVKAYQGMTGHERGTIPYESKEDMFAAFLTSIASFMEAGKLAMVLFQFPPWFDCRREHVAYLRWCRERMGEVPVALEFRHRSWFSPPFYEKTLQFMRDERWIHTICDEPQAGEGSIPTVLCPTDRDKTLIRLHGRNVYGWNKATSGENWRAVRYLYRYNEHELREWVAHIRKLETQTTDLYILFNNNSGGDAADNAKQLMLLLGIEYTDLAPRQLDLF from the coding sequence ATGATTTATATCGGACTTACTGGCTGGGGGGATCATAACAGCCTTTATCCGTCAAGGTTGTCTGCGAAAGAAAAATTGCAACACTATGCGGCGCATTTTCCAACGGTGGAAGTGGATTCGTATTTTTATGCCATTCAACCGAAGCAAAATGTTGAAAAGTGGGTGAAGGAAACGCCTGCGTCGTTTCGCTTTGTCGTAAAAGCATACCAAGGGATGACCGGACATGAACGTGGGACAATTCCATACGAAAGCAAAGAGGATATGTTTGCTGCGTTTTTAACGTCGATTGCGTCATTTATGGAAGCGGGAAAGTTAGCCATGGTGCTCTTTCAGTTTCCGCCATGGTTTGACTGTCGAAGGGAGCATGTCGCTTATTTGCGCTGGTGTCGGGAGCGGATGGGAGAGGTACCGGTTGCTCTTGAGTTTCGTCACCGGTCGTGGTTTTCGCCCCCTTTTTATGAAAAAACGTTGCAATTTATGCGCGACGAACGGTGGATTCATACGATTTGTGACGAGCCGCAAGCTGGCGAAGGCTCTATTCCGACGGTATTATGTCCGACCGATCGCGATAAAACGTTAATTCGGCTGCACGGTCGAAACGTATACGGCTGGAACAAAGCGACGAGCGGGGAAAATTGGCGAGCCGTTCGCTATTTATATCGATATAATGAACACGAGTTGCGTGAATGGGTGGCGCATATTCGCAAATTAGAAACGCAAACGACGGATCTTTACATCTTGTTTAACAATAACTCTGGTGGAGATGCGGCGGATAACGCCAAACAACTGATGTTGTTACTTGGCATAGAATATACCGATTTAGCACCAAGGCAGCTAGATTTATTTTAG
- a CDS encoding sulfite exporter TauE/SafE family protein, which translates to MYALLLLVGFLAGTIGSLVGLGGGVIIVPSLLFLGASHLIPTVSPQVAVGTSLVVIIFNGLSSTLSYMKDKMVDYRSGLLFFIGSGPGAMLGAWANQSLSLAHFSLYFGLFLISVSFLLMFTKKSTEQSKQKHFRVTRTYITNEGDTVTYGYHPMTAISIAFMVGFFGGIFGIGGGSLMVPAMILLFFFPPHVAVATSMFIVFLSSLVSSVTHMVMGNVQWWFVLLLVPGVWFGAKTGAWMNKRLKSKTIVFILRVVLILLGVRLIIQGIS; encoded by the coding sequence ATGTATGCATTGCTTTTATTGGTTGGCTTTTTAGCAGGAACGATTGGCAGTTTAGTTGGCTTAGGTGGAGGAGTCATTATCGTTCCATCGCTCTTGTTTTTGGGGGCGTCGCATCTCATACCGACAGTTTCTCCACAAGTAGCGGTTGGTACGTCGCTTGTCGTCATTATTTTTAACGGTCTTTCCTCGACGTTATCGTATATGAAAGATAAAATGGTTGATTATCGAAGCGGGCTACTCTTTTTTATCGGTAGCGGACCAGGTGCTATGTTAGGCGCTTGGGCCAATCAATCGTTAAGTTTGGCGCATTTTTCGCTTTATTTCGGGCTATTTCTTATTAGTGTTTCTTTTTTGCTTATGTTCACGAAAAAATCAACGGAACAGTCGAAACAAAAGCATTTCCGAGTAACGCGTACATATATAACGAATGAGGGAGATACCGTGACATACGGCTATCATCCAATGACAGCGATTTCCATTGCTTTTATGGTCGGCTTTTTTGGCGGAATATTCGGCATTGGTGGCGGTTCGCTAATGGTTCCTGCCATGATTTTATTGTTTTTCTTCCCACCGCACGTTGCGGTGGCAACATCAATGTTCATCGTCTTTCTATCCTCCCTCGTCAGCTCCGTAACCCATATGGTGATGGGCAATGTGCAGTGGTGGTTTGTCCTTTTGCTTGTGCCTGGCGTTTGGTTTGGGGCGAAAACAGGAGCATGGATGAACAAACGGCTAAAAAGTAAAACGATCGTCTTTATTTTACGAGTAGTGCTCATTTTGCTCGGTGTCCGCCTCATCATTCAAGGGATTTCGTAA
- a CDS encoding bifunctional metallophosphatase/5'-nucleotidase has protein sequence MKQPIYIYHTNDVHSHFENWPKIAGFLQQKRKEHAQKGETMLLFDIGDFIDRFHPITEATRGKANVQLLNELGYDAVTFGNNEGITLDHKELNTLYEAAQFPVVAANVFEQNGKRPYWLKPYTIIPVSDTLRIGVIGVTVHFTKFYELLGWTVASPFELLPSLVKKVREQADVVVLLSHLGMTDDETIAQTIPGIDIILGGHTHHVLPEGKWVNDTLLCGAGKYGQYIGIVELNEAPKATLIETATLPACEQTKQTLQVLEQKSLRQLEQERVAELSTDLPLQWFEPSPFAELLASALREWCGGDIGMVNAGVLLGPLSKGPVTKKDLHCICPHPINPCKVYLKGDELKEVILQAHTEKMKHLSVRGFGFRGKVMGAMVYDGVTLQTEKLADGTTHIRRIFIDSREIHPNETYAVATIDMFTFGRFYPEIQRAPNKIYYMPEFLRDVLAWKLSQC, from the coding sequence TTGAAACAACCGATTTATATATACCACACAAACGATGTGCATAGCCATTTCGAAAATTGGCCAAAAATCGCGGGATTTTTGCAACAAAAAAGAAAAGAGCATGCCCAAAAGGGAGAAACAATGCTTTTGTTTGACATCGGCGATTTTATCGACCGATTCCACCCGATTACGGAGGCAACGCGCGGAAAGGCGAACGTTCAGCTTCTGAACGAGTTAGGCTACGATGCAGTGACGTTTGGCAATAACGAAGGTATTACGCTCGACCATAAAGAACTTAACACGCTTTATGAAGCGGCTCAATTTCCTGTGGTGGCAGCTAACGTGTTCGAACAAAACGGAAAGCGCCCTTACTGGCTAAAGCCGTATACGATTATTCCTGTTTCGGATACGCTTCGTATTGGCGTTATTGGGGTGACGGTGCATTTTACGAAATTTTACGAGCTGCTTGGCTGGACAGTTGCTTCCCCGTTTGAGCTTTTGCCATCACTCGTAAAAAAAGTCCGAGAACAGGCAGACGTTGTCGTGTTGCTTTCGCATTTAGGAATGACGGACGATGAAACGATTGCACAGACGATTCCGGGCATCGATATTATTCTTGGTGGGCATACCCATCATGTGTTGCCCGAAGGAAAATGGGTAAACGATACGCTATTATGCGGGGCAGGAAAATATGGACAGTACATCGGCATCGTTGAACTAAATGAGGCGCCGAAAGCGACCCTTATTGAAACAGCAACACTCCCTGCTTGTGAGCAAACGAAGCAAACATTGCAAGTACTCGAGCAAAAAAGTTTGCGTCAACTTGAGCAAGAACGTGTCGCTGAACTTTCCACTGACTTACCGTTACAGTGGTTTGAGCCTTCTCCGTTTGCCGAGTTATTAGCGTCTGCGCTGCGAGAGTGGTGCGGTGGCGACATCGGTATGGTCAATGCAGGCGTGCTGCTAGGGCCGCTTTCAAAAGGTCCAGTGACGAAAAAAGATTTGCATTGTATTTGTCCTCATCCCATTAACCCGTGTAAAGTGTATTTAAAAGGCGATGAACTAAAAGAAGTGATTTTGCAGGCACACACGGAAAAAATGAAGCATCTTTCTGTCCGTGGGTTTGGATTTCGCGGAAAAGTGATGGGAGCAATGGTGTATGACGGTGTAACGTTGCAGACGGAAAAATTAGCGGACGGAACGACGCACATTCGCCGCATTTTCATTGATAGTCGTGAAATTCATCCGAATGAAACGTACGCAGTGGCGACGATTGATATGTTTACGTTCGGACGTTTTTATCCGGAAATTCAACGAGCACCGAACAAAATTTATTACATGCCGGAGTTTTTGCGTGACGTATTGGCATGGAAGCTTTCGCAATGTTAA
- a CDS encoding YunC family protein, whose amino-acid sequence MITVYPIIIDNYPFTAISVQLPKTNLLVVTSDKGYIMCGALDVALLNEKLKDRAIIAARAVGVRTIEQLLEAPLESVTIAAEQLGITTGMKGKEALLKMR is encoded by the coding sequence ATGATTACCGTCTATCCGATTATTATTGACAACTACCCGTTTACAGCAATTTCTGTGCAGTTGCCGAAAACAAATTTGCTTGTGGTGACAAGCGATAAAGGGTATATTATGTGCGGAGCGCTAGACGTTGCGCTGTTAAACGAAAAACTAAAAGACCGTGCTATTATTGCCGCAAGAGCGGTAGGTGTGCGAACGATTGAGCAGCTACTAGAAGCTCCGCTTGAGTCGGTGACTATCGCTGCTGAACAGCTTGGAATTACAACAGGCATGAAAGGAAAAGAAGCGTTGTTAAAAATGCGTTAA
- the yunB gene encoding sporulation protein YunB produces the protein MGRLPKRGPLPFRYVVLLTVVFFILSTAAGLWIVNKGIEPTLMRLAEKETKRIANMVIDSAINELITEEGLDVKDLITVQQDKDGHISSIDFNGAVVSRILGKTTTRVQKKMKMASQGNLHELEIPNTEVNGGKNDGIIYYIPVGQATNNVLLGNLGPRVPVRFYAVGNVMSNVRKTIEPFGINNALVEIDIHIEVTVQVVMPFATKPTTVSKNIPVAMRIIQGQVPNFYNNGSNSGPSFEIPVQ, from the coding sequence TTGGGGCGTTTACCAAAAAGGGGGCCGCTTCCCTTTCGTTATGTCGTCTTATTGACTGTTGTTTTTTTTATATTGTCCACTGCTGCGGGTCTTTGGATAGTAAATAAGGGCATTGAACCTACGCTCATGCGACTCGCGGAAAAAGAGACGAAACGAATTGCCAACATGGTTATTGACAGTGCCATTAACGAACTAATCACAGAAGAAGGATTAGATGTGAAAGATTTAATTACCGTCCAACAAGACAAAGATGGACACATTTCATCGATTGATTTTAACGGAGCAGTTGTCAGCCGAATTTTGGGGAAGACGACTACTCGGGTGCAAAAAAAAATGAAAATGGCTTCGCAAGGCAATTTGCATGAATTAGAAATTCCTAATACAGAAGTCAATGGGGGGAAAAACGACGGAATTATTTACTATATTCCAGTTGGGCAAGCGACGAATAACGTGTTGCTTGGCAACCTCGGTCCACGTGTTCCTGTTCGTTTTTACGCGGTCGGCAATGTAATGTCAAACGTGAGAAAAACGATTGAACCGTTTGGGATTAACAACGCATTAGTAGAAATCGACATCCATATTGAAGTGACCGTACAAGTCGTGATGCCATTTGCGACGAAGCCAACGACTGTGTCGAAAAACATCCCGGTCGCGATGCGGATTATCCAAGGGCAAGTGCCGAATTTTTATAATAACGGCTCGAATTCAGGTCCGTCGTTTGAAATTCCAGTGCAATGA